Proteins encoded in a region of the Triticum dicoccoides isolate Atlit2015 ecotype Zavitan chromosome 3A, WEW_v2.0, whole genome shotgun sequence genome:
- the LOC119269414 gene encoding acidic leucine-rich nuclear phosphoprotein 32-related protein-like, which yields MKPAVEGDERAAEIARIKAAAAAAKKSAEEVVDVDDEGEDDEGDEEEEAVDGDDDDDEVDDDGEDDDDEGVEGEEKGSAPQQVVDISDEDDGGGDEEEGGDDDDDDDDDDDDEEDDDEVDEEEEPEEELGTEYLVQPLGRAEDEEHSSDFEPEENGDGAEDEEIEDDDAEDGEDSVKAQSSSKRKRSGAEDEDDDDGDDDGDDDEKPPSKR from the exons ATGAAGCCGGCGGTTGAAGGCGACGAGCGTGCGGCGGAGATCGCCCGCATCaaggccgccgcggccgccgccaaaAAGTCGGCGGAAGAGGTGGTGGATGTGGATGATGAGGGTGAGGACGACGAgggagatgaagaggaggaggcggttgatggcgacgacgacgacgacgaagtcgACGACGAtggggaagatgacgatgacgaggggGTGGAGGGTGAGGAGAAGGGGTCGGCGCCGCAGCAGGTGGTCGACATCTCCGacgaggacgacggcggcggcgacgaagaGGAGGGTggtgacgatgacgacgacgacgacgacgacgatgatgacgaggaggacgacgacgaagtcgacgaggaggaggagcctgAG GAGGAGCTAGGAACTGAATATCTGGTGCAGCCGCTTGGCCGTGCTGAAGACGAAGAGCATTCCAGTGACTTTGAGCCAGAAGAAAATGGTGATGGTGCTGAGGACGAGGAGATTGAGGATGATGATGCTGAGGATGGTGAGGATTCTGTCAAGGCGCAATCCTCTTCGAAGAGGAAGAGGTCTGGCgcggaggatgaagatgatgatgacggtgatgatgatggtgatgatgatgagaagCCTCCATCAAAGCGATAG